The genomic region AGAGCAGTGGTCGCGGTAGCAGGCGAGCTCAAATCGACATGGAGCGTCGAATGATGTTTCTGCTGACAGGTCCGACACGAGAATTTGCTCGGACAAGCTGCCAGATCATGTTTTGAGCTGAGACAGTTAATGCAGCGCTTGTTCTGCCTGACGAGCTCCATGCGTTGATGTGAGCTCGCCTGAATGAATTTTGGACATTTGTTAATAAAGTGAGAGGCACGGCAGATCGGACACGACACCGGAGAGGCCGTGGCAGCGTTGACGCTCGAAGACCTTCCGTTTGCTGGACGCGAGGACTTGGCCGGGTTATGCGGAGTGAGTTCCTCCAGCGCTCGAGCTCGCGCCGCGAGAAAGCGATCTAGATCGTCATATGACGGAATGTGGTTGTCGTCACTACTTTTTAGTCTCCACGCCTTACGAGTGGCGTAGTCGAGCTTTTGAACGACGAGACTGCTCAAAATATCGCTCAAGATATCGTCGGAGGTCCGATTTAAACCTTGCAACGACGCGATTGCGCGATTCGCTTTGTCACGCAACTCCGTGAGCTCGAGTGCCGATTCGCGCGGAACGCTAGGCAGATTGCACAGCGCTGAGACATGCACGTCGATAAGGCGCCGTttattgtcgtaccgcgaaaCTAAAATCTGCCACGCGATGTGAAAGTTATCCGCGGTGATTGGGACAGTTTTGATCGCTTCGAGGGCACGCCCAGAAAGGCTCGACGACAGAAAGTGCATTCGAGCAAATGCAGATAcgtctttattattaatgattagGGACGTGAAGCGATCGCGAAAACTCTCCCAATCTTCCGCTTTTCCGGAAAACGGCGGTATATTTATAGGCGGTAGATGCGACAACGACCGATCGACGGTCGAACAACACCGAGACGAATGACTTGCCAATGGTGTGGAGTTCAGTGGAAGAGGCTCCAATTCCTCCAGGCACTCCGTCATGTAGTCCAGAGCTTCTTGGAAGTGGTCCTCATGTCTCTCGAACTCCAGATCCTCGAAGTAGGGGATGTCCTTTCGCTTGTCCGGAGGAAATGCAGTCAGCAACGCGGCGTGGCCTTCCCGCAGAGCGTCCAGTTGTCCTTTAAGGTGGCGATGCGAGAGCGAATCAATGCTGCCGAGTAATTGTTCTTGCCCACCTTCTTGAAGTTGGTTAGCGCTCGAGCCACCGAATGGAGATTCATCTGATGCTTGGCTGGCACCACGCTCATGGCTCCGACGAAAGAAAGTCGCTGGCGTTACGTTAACGGTTTTACGCGCACAGACACtcgatccggctcgaaggaccaaaattATGTTCGCGACTGCACGTTGCCGAGAGAACGTGCGCGAACTTGAGTTTGCCGGGCGAGCTCGAGTGAGCGCGAGTGAGACGCGTAAGTTAAGTAAGGCGCAGCTTGCCGTTGTCCTGCCGCTGAGCGCGACAGCGTTCGAGTGAGCCGAGAGGCGCGACGAGGATCGACCGCGATCAGCTGCTCCGCGAGCGTGCGAAATTTAAAGGCGCGAGGATTGAGATTGAAAGAAAGACTCAATAGGTCCGCTGCCCAAAATTCACGAAAGACCTTTATTGTTCAAATAGTCTCACTATGCACGCCACTggcgttaacaaatttgtcGTTGGCTTTCACACACAAATTCCGACCAGCGTCGGTcagtaatatatcaattttcaatctcACGGTTGCGGCGCGATTTTAACTGCGATCGTTCTCGGTCGAATCACTCTGAGAGTCTGGTTGAGCGGCGAGATCTTCGGCAGAGCGACCGATCGACGGGAACAATTCGGGGGAAAGATCTTTCCGCGGGAAATCGTCTAATTGGCTGACTGGTCTAACATGATGACCGTGGCCAGCGTCTTAGGAGAAGAATCTCAATATTTTGTCACGATCTTCCCGCCGAGTTGTCCCCGTTGTTAGCGCGTGATAGAGAACGGAGCGACCGAACACTCGACTCCGTATACACAAGCAAATAATAGCACCGAAGCTGGTCGAGATAATCGATTGTACACACAAGAAATAATGAACGTAACAGCttgaattttgaaacttaaatcTACAGGAcgcaataaattatacaaaattgttaaCGTTGGTTTGATCGCGAACAAACAGTTTATATAGTTAGACGTTTCCCGATCATGTTatgatattgatattataataggGGAGAGTGGGGTAAATCGGATCTAGctgcagtttttgctctctataagacgcaaataaaatccaattgtAAAACAGAAGGTGCCaatggaaagataatttaatttccttcatttttgcttcatttgaccattttgacgtatctctcatctgtgttgaactataacggaaaatgtaaaaacgctttcTCCGGTCCGATTTGGAACTACTGGTTTCAAATCGGACCACCCCCTGGTCCAAATCGGACACTTCTATTTTGAtcagcttttaaataaaatttaaaaagattataatgtatttttttagtattgaataaaaacgaacaatttgacagtaaaaaataaaaattttattaaaaaaaaaaattagtaacagTTTATATAGTTAGATTTTTCTCGgtcatgttatgatattgttattatataattaaagttgaaatcaataaaattcagttATTCTGAGTTtgatgactcataatattttactaatttaacatttctaagaCCAGATTTGGTCAGCCGATTACCAGTGCTACGATCAGGTTGCAATCCGACGTAAAAGTCCgatgttacgtccgcggatttgCGAGGTTGCGATCCGGGACTTAAGTGTCTTTGGTTCTTTGGGTGTTAaagcagctgtcaccagtcgcggctccgaatcgtTAGACAGCACGCCCGGATACGTGACAAATTCCTTATATGGGAAATAGGAGGTATTGTGGGAGGCTACATATAATTACGTAATGATTAAGCGATGTGGAAGGTTCTAATAGAATTTCATTGTAATTTGGAATGCGTgattgagcttggcgtgggattaaatgaatgacagagcgtgcACGATAGTTGAATTGATAGCATATATTTATGAACATAAGGAAACTACAGAAAAGATAATAACTGTACGGCCTAACCGCGGGTACAATAAAAATTCCCGTGTCGATCCCGGGTCAaccttaaattgattttttcgctCTCGGTAATGATCGGCAGTCTTCGCGGGGTCGGTGCCGCGGTCCCTTTTCGGCTTATGGCTTCTTGAAAAGATGCATTGAATCAGtgagaaggattgccacgtgaatGTATAAATGAGCCGATGACTTACCGGTCTTCTGAAGAACGATTTCAACGCAATAGCGATtgatagagagagagatcaGTGTGAATGATCCACGAATTTTAATGAGACAAATTATTACTGATAAGAAACTAATCGAAAATACAAGTTTACGTTGTGagagacgaatccgctgggttgGAATGGACGCCCGTTAGAACGCCCCCTTGGAGGTGGATGTTATTCGGGAAAAGAGGAGACTGGAGGTGAATGCgtcgcgctagcgaatcttcctcgacgggataggaaaggaagaaggacggtgtcgaagagtcgcgttagcgagtcttcttcgacgccgtaggagagggagagaggggagacgtcgagagtcgctttcgcgagtcttctccaacgctcggatgaaagggaggaaggcagagaaacgagtgaggccacattctagctaatgctaggtgtggttcaatcctcaggatctctggtgggaaggggagagagggaaagaggcgaTTCgtccggggccaccccgaagaccaatgTCTTCGTCAGGAATAAGACCCACCCGTCGCTGaaatcgtacctggaggtctgcaCATTGtcggtcgccgatggcagcgattcTCGCTTGActaacaagactgatctgaatttcgagctctAATTTCACTCCTtgtataggcaaggatatgggcaagaggtgtcgcgggacgattcctcaggtttgcggaaaattcggagcgatagtttttcgtaacgtgtggcccttagaagcccgtcccgctccgcgaccgcgcggcttgtgCCTATGgttcgcgcgagcgcttgtagacttcttcggggatcgcgactcgcaGGGGCACCACATACCAAGCCCCGATGTGAAATtcagtgctcagaaaattaatagaatttaatagaaattatattataattgagagtgtgcgaggcgatagcgccaagcacgtgcagtagttttacgtataaaaagttaaggttttattatcgttcgtaagagattaattgattcagaattgtttggcatttttattggccgcgattttagagttgtttcgatcCGAGTTGCGTGGCGCAGCATAGAAAGCGTtcatgagtggatcacgtttcgataattataaatttgccgttcctaatattttatattaaattggaaagatgaatagaattccaacgcgcaGAGCTTGGCAGTATTagagggggtcgcgagccgaggggtcggcgcgcacgatgtttgtctctcGCCGATGAACGCTCGCgagtgttgcgcgtcgagggggcggcaccgcgatgtagccaagccgtatgagatttgaaatcgagcgatatcgatttatgatacCGATGTGGGATTTATCTAactgatcggaggatgtttccggattctaattaggctattattagtacggatggcgcggaaaaataattttctcgccagacgtaacatcCAATTTAGACAAAAGTCTTTTCAAActttggaacaatttttacaataaaccgcaaaagagatcacaaaataatttatattttttaattctacactctttaattatcttaaatcaattatctttcaaatttttaacaccttttaaataatgatttacaaagattttcttttttaaaaaaattttcgcacgatggctgaaaatacatattcgcgTCTATTCTGTGAATGATATATGGTAACAGAGAACTATCAAACTGCTGCCACATGTtcggtgtcttataaggactttacattataaatagcaAGCAAATTGGCTaaaccgtattcatttaaattagaaaagtCCGATTTGGAACACGGTCCGATTTACCTCACTCTCCCctataattaaagttgaaataaaaaaaatttaattactccgagtcttaataatattttactaattttaattttacactctttaattattttaaattaattatctttcaaatttgtaacactttttaaataatgacttacaagaatttttatattttttttaaatttgtgcacAATGGCTGAAAATACGTATTCGCATTTATTCTGTGAATGATGTAacagagaactgtcaaactgctgtcacatgttcggtgtcttataaggactttacattataaactGTACGCAAATCTGCTTgaccgtattcatttaaattaaaaaggtccgaTTTTGAACACGGTCCGATTTACCCAACTTTTCTCTATATATTTACCgtatagttatataatatatttaaaaattattttatttgacatatgttaagttttgtaaaaaaattaaattatgttttaaaactttaattatgttaaaatagcatattaatttcttctaaggtacagataaaaatatttgtcgtttTTGTAAAGGTTGAACTTCTCTAcgattagattttataaattcaccaTTTTTATCCTTGAGTTTTCGAAACTCATTGagctaaaattttattaatacatttgtgtgcttgcattttattattatacaaacttttttagtagttttaatattttaaaatattaaacattaattgtatcatgttgtaaatatttaaaacagtaattaatataaaaattttaaagagataattgtgttgtttatataaacaagaataaataatgtaaattaaatgacTAACTTAAGAAGATTATATCGgaataataattggaaatacGATCCACATAATACATGTTGAATTAGAGTCTATATTGCACGATCTGTAATACACGTAATAACTTAAACAATCTGTCAAACaaatagataaaatagatacaattctattggaaaaatttttatttttatgacataaaatatcaaaatatcatgtattgtaatattaacccattatcttaaaaaaaaccttcaaactgTTGTTCAAttaatgtcttaattttatacatcttttatttaaaaatttaaacctTCTCCAAccccttcaattcctttctcctttcaattttattttcattctacacTCTTTCGatccttcttccttccttcctcccttttcatattattttatttttctcttttctttatcttcagtacacatttttaaaaatctttaataaaataaataatattttatttaaaaaatttttatttttataacataaagtCTCATATGATATTTACCCATTATTCCttcatttaaagatttttaaatctttatcttcttcgccttcttaatttcttttcttctttctgtaTTAATCCCATTTCAAATCTCTTACTTCTTCCTTCTTTCTATCAAGTCATTcttatactttttcaaatttaatcttacaataataatatttgtatacaaaagagcattttaataacaatactataataaatattaaacatatttgctatctgaaaataaagtacaatacaaggtatcaattttttataatgattatttttacatccataaataagaatgtttaatcaaacttatctgaaacaattattttttatcatattaaaagttactttatttttattatgtattctctctttctctctctctctctctctctctctctctctctctctctctgagttttttattttgaagtccttccttctttttttccttctatctatatattaaaattttttttcaccttCCATTCCTCTGACTATTTTTATGTCCAGTCCTAAAAATGAAATGTAACACAATGTATTCACGTACTTAATGTATAATACTTACTTCCCTATATGAGAagtaaaaatgtgttatttaatttaaaacttatctGAGACACATTTGTTGACAGCAACACCAGcaattatacgtataatattgATTAGTATGCATGACGCGATACGCGTTGCAAATTTTCATAAGTCACAAACGACGCGACGACAATTTGTATACCGGAAGAACGTTCTCGTCACTAAcctcgcgcgcgtgcacacaccACTTAACCCCGCCGCACGTCAAAACGCAAAACGTCATTAACATCATCGGCGAAACTCAAGCCACAATCTCGACTTTCTCGACCACGCCAGCTAGCTAGTCCCGTCCTAAAAATGAAATGTAACACAAAGTATTCACGTACTTAACACTGTATAATACTTACTTTCCTATAGGAGAAatgaaaatgtgttattaaattcaaaaatttgtgggggtacagtaaaggtaacgaaactctcggtaaggttagagaaagaggaaagggaaatgtaagtgaatgtgaaaaaagaatgaaggggaattaaaaagcattggaaaaagtgccaaaatatagaattatatataatgtaaaattgtgtattaaaatttaaacaataaagtattgaataaacatttaaagcataacagtaatataataaaaaaattaactctgctgatttttatatgtatctatatatataatatatgttattgattttaaaataaaatgagttttgtgaatttagatcttatttgtctaattttgttattcttagaagcagcataatgatgtatacaaagagtgaaaaacttttctaagagaatacgaatcaattgatttctatgatccatcaatggagcttgattaaaagcatgttccttttcagtaaataaatcatttattcttagttttatttatgttaaatttatcagtttctttattacgtttgtagacgtcaaaataaaaaaaaaaacaagtgaagatttcccacgcgcgtcattagacaaagacagaatagtggtccaaagcttgctatctctttctagtttttcacgccctcactcctcgaatgctcggtctatagatcctatgtctatgggtATACATACTAAGGTCTCGGCATCCCAATCTTACTTCAGATATTTACTATTCACAAAGAAAACCCCCTGAATAGAGCAACggatcaccgattttaataaaattttattggtatGTAAAATTCAGCACCTATAATActgttacagaagaacgattgtcaAGTCAGCGGCGTAGCGTGCAGTGTTAGAGATTTAACTGCCACGCTTGGAGTTCCAGGTTCGACCCCTGCTTATgagactttttcatttaaatct from Solenopsis invicta isolate M01_SB unplaced genomic scaffold, UNIL_Sinv_3.0 scaffold_38, whole genome shotgun sequence harbors:
- the LOC120359946 gene encoding uncharacterized protein LOC120359946, which translates into the protein MCRPPASHNTSYFPYKEFVTYPGVLSNDSEPRLVTAALTPKEPKTLKSRIATSQIRGPTFFRRSHERGASQASDESPFGGSSANQLQEGGQEQLLGSIDSLSHRHLKGQLDALREGHAALLTAFPPDKRKDIPYFEDLEFERHEDHFQEALDYMTECLEELEPLPLNSTPLASHSSRCCSTVDRSLSHLPPINIPPFSGKAEDWESFRDRFTSLIINNKDVSAFARMHFLSSSLSGRALEAIKTVPITADNFHIAWQILVSRYDNKRRLIDVHVSALCNLPSVPRESALELTELRDKANRAIASLQGLNRTSDDILSDILSSLVVQKLDYATRKAWRLKSSDDNHIPSYDDLDRFLAARARALEELTPHNPAKSSRPANGRSSSVNAATASPVSCPICRASHFINKCPKFIQASSHQRMELVRQNKRCINCLSSKHDLAACPSKFSCRTCQQKHHSTLHVDLSSPATATTALATVANATAASASTSSTPS